A window of the Syntrophothermus lipocalidus DSM 12680 genome harbors these coding sequences:
- a CDS encoding transglycosylase domain-containing protein, giving the protein MNRLLRTVFAVLIIFSIFFALGAALPLALAQLYDVSLEDWSYRAPAQTTIYTTDGQVLAQFGYKRIYKDDFPRLLKQAVVEVEDRRFYEHGSIDPRGMLRALWVDLRLGEKAQGGSTITQQLARTLFLTNKKSIMRKSQEIIIATALERKYSKDAILNMYLNEIYMGRGVCGMGVAAQEYFGKDVSDLSLAEISYLVAMISAPEYYSPDHDARALKIRQATVLNVLSERGIITTGDAEKALSEELDIRPYKKRELVHPYFTVYILNRLKQEYGEDAVYRGGLKVYTTVDSQMQERAEQTVAYHMKKLEAEGITARDVALVSIEPGNGAVKAMVGGADFSRNQINMAVVARQPGSAIKPLIYAAAMDSGVIKSNTVLNNRPRDFNGYRPSNSTGNPDKASVRQALVNSYNVASVEVLNTLGLEKAFKYLERFGITTLTPGDRHLALALGGMEKGISPMEMAAAYAVFAANGQWAEPYTIERIEDANGNILYDHPIKTRTVVKESVAREMTSILRDVVNYGTGKSARAKVQAAGKTGTTSQSRDLWFVGYTPELSTAVWLGNSNNDAIKGAATYGGTRCGPIWRDYMNALVDAGLLAHRSAEWVEPEASPVEQAPETTPNNGGNPEPQATPNDTSQETNPQEQPVPVEPAPEQLAPPPGENGLTPPAAGQGTGSAQVPSAGSTSSEPSATGTGDTGAGR; this is encoded by the coding sequence GGCTCAGTTCGGTTACAAGAGGATATATAAAGACGATTTCCCCCGCCTACTGAAACAGGCAGTGGTCGAAGTTGAGGATCGGCGCTTCTACGAGCACGGTAGCATAGACCCGCGGGGTATGCTCAGGGCTTTGTGGGTAGACCTGAGGCTTGGTGAAAAAGCCCAGGGAGGCAGTACCATTACTCAGCAGCTGGCCCGTACTTTGTTTTTGACTAACAAGAAAAGCATAATGCGCAAGTCCCAAGAAATCATAATCGCGACTGCCCTGGAAAGAAAGTATTCGAAGGACGCTATACTGAATATGTATCTGAACGAGATTTACATGGGGCGGGGAGTATGTGGCATGGGAGTTGCGGCTCAGGAGTATTTTGGCAAAGATGTTTCTGACCTTTCCCTGGCTGAGATATCTTATCTGGTGGCCATGATCAGTGCCCCCGAGTATTACTCTCCCGACCATGATGCTCGGGCTTTGAAAATACGTCAGGCCACAGTGCTCAATGTGCTGTCCGAACGCGGGATCATCACGACCGGAGACGCGGAGAAAGCTCTTTCCGAAGAACTCGATATCCGGCCATACAAGAAGAGGGAACTGGTACACCCGTATTTTACTGTGTATATCCTGAACCGTCTAAAACAGGAATACGGAGAAGATGCGGTTTACAGAGGCGGGCTCAAGGTTTATACTACAGTCGACTCTCAGATGCAAGAGCGGGCTGAACAGACAGTTGCGTACCACATGAAAAAGCTGGAGGCAGAGGGCATCACAGCCCGGGATGTAGCTTTGGTTTCGATTGAGCCAGGCAACGGCGCGGTAAAAGCTATGGTAGGAGGTGCTGATTTTAGCCGTAATCAGATTAATATGGCCGTAGTTGCAAGACAGCCCGGTTCTGCCATCAAACCCCTGATCTATGCTGCAGCGATGGACAGCGGCGTTATAAAAAGTAATACGGTTCTTAACAACCGCCCTCGTGATTTCAACGGCTACCGGCCGAGTAATTCTACGGGGAATCCAGACAAGGCCAGTGTACGGCAGGCTTTGGTAAATTCATACAATGTAGCATCAGTAGAAGTCCTTAACACCTTGGGGCTAGAAAAGGCCTTTAAATACCTGGAACGGTTCGGCATTACCACTTTAACTCCCGGTGACCGTCACCTGGCTCTGGCCTTGGGTGGAATGGAAAAGGGAATATCGCCTATGGAGATGGCTGCGGCCTATGCGGTTTTTGCTGCGAACGGGCAATGGGCTGAGCCTTATACCATTGAGCGAATAGAAGATGCTAACGGAAATATCCTCTATGATCACCCGATCAAGACCAGGACAGTCGTAAAAGAAAGCGTGGCCCGTGAGATGACTTCAATACTTCGCGATGTGGTCAACTACGGAACTGGTAAGTCGGCCCGGGCCAAAGTGCAGGCTGCCGGAAAAACGGGAACTACCAGCCAGAGCCGTGACTTATGGTTTGTCGGGTATACGCCGGAACTTTCCACAGCTGTATGGCTAGGCAACAGCAACAACGACGCCATTAAGGGCGCAGCCACTTACGGGGGAACCCGTTGCGGACCCATTTGGCGCGATTACATGAATGCGTTAGTGGATGCGGGACTGCTTGCCCACAGGTCGGCAGAATGGGTAGAACCCGAAGCAAGCCCGGTCGAGCAAGCACCGGAGACAACCCCCAATAATGGAGGTAATCCTGAGCCGCAAGCAACACCAAACGATACATCGCAGGAAACGAACCCACAGGAACAGCCGGTACCGGTCGAACCTGCACCCGAACAACTAGCTCCGCCCCCTGGGGAGAATGGGCTCACCCCACCAGCTGCAGGGCAGGGGACAGGATCGGCCCAAGTCCCGTCTGCAGGATCGACAAGCAGTGAACCTTCCGCCACAGGGACCGGGGACACGGGAGCCGGGAGGTGA
- a CDS encoding DUF2225 domain-containing protein produces the protein MSQQEQIKTEDFYLYDKKVVCPLCKSTINVKAVRNSRLRLVKRDTDSMAVYQDINPLFYDVWLCNHCGYARLQNQFPNPVLPAEANLIRQNISSKWQPRDYPPTYSPQVAIERYKLALYGAMVREAKSSELGMLYLKLAWIYRSLSDQANEITCMQQACRYLEKAFQDEEPPVLGMDSATHMYLIGELHRRLGNFDKALRWFGEVLLSPKASKALKDKTRDQKDLVIEATKSTS, from the coding sequence GTGTCCCAACAGGAACAGATTAAAACCGAAGATTTCTATTTATATGACAAAAAGGTGGTTTGTCCCTTATGCAAAAGCACGATCAATGTTAAAGCCGTTAGAAACAGCCGTTTACGGTTAGTCAAGCGGGATACCGATTCCATGGCGGTCTACCAGGATATAAACCCTTTATTCTACGACGTTTGGCTCTGCAACCATTGCGGTTATGCGAGGCTGCAAAACCAGTTTCCCAATCCCGTTCTGCCGGCGGAGGCAAATTTGATTCGGCAGAATATCAGTTCTAAGTGGCAACCACGTGATTACCCCCCGACTTACAGCCCGCAGGTAGCAATTGAAAGATACAAGCTTGCCCTTTACGGCGCTATGGTCAGAGAGGCTAAAAGCAGCGAGTTGGGTATGCTCTATTTAAAGCTGGCTTGGATTTACAGGAGCTTGAGTGACCAGGCCAACGAAATCACCTGCATGCAACAGGCTTGCCGCTACCTGGAAAAAGCGTTTCAGGATGAAGAGCCTCCGGTATTAGGGATGGACTCCGCCACCCATATGTACTTGATCGGGGAACTTCACCGGCGACTGGGCAACTTTGACAAGGCTTTACGGTGGTTCGGAGAAGTACTGCTGTCCCCTAAGGCCAGCAAAGCTCTAAAGGATAAAACCAGGGATCAAAAAGACCTGGTAATTGAGGCGACAAAAAGCACGTCCTAG
- a CDS encoding Hsp33 family molecular chaperone HslO, whose protein sequence is MFLRPFVCLINTHSTLWTFLLLCPALAQLLCLGPITILEQRPLAFACKCSIEKVRSVIAGLSAEDISAALQSRGHLEIIFNLCNEVYRFDAEQVAAIRSDFCP, encoded by the coding sequence GTGTTTCTGCGCCCGTTTGTCTGTCTTATTAACACTCATTCGACGCTCTGGACTTTTCTCCTGCTATGCCCTGCCCTGGCTCAATTGCTCTGCTTGGGACCGATCACCATTTTAGAGCAACGTCCCCTGGCTTTTGCCTGCAAATGCAGCATAGAGAAGGTGAGGTCCGTGATCGCTGGTCTCAGTGCCGAAGACATCAGTGCTGCCCTACAAAGCCGAGGACACCTCGAAATAATCTTCAATCTCTGCAATGAAGTGTACCGTTTTGATGCTGAACAAGTAGCTGCCATCCGAAGCGACTTTTGCCCTTAA
- a CDS encoding DUF362 domain-containing protein, producing the protein MKREIVLREGIMTDGLVEEMQNYYRPLPKGLDYVKFRQERWREKESIVVYSAEQNGETIGWVVYDPGKSTVEELLVKPDLVQPETAWQLLDELVKQESLVAAETWQEDKAKQSAMIEYGFRPVRHFLQEGFSITKMELSTQAYFRRLKEYKPVKEYSTRERVALEKVPESQEPGEIKAALVGLLDKLGGIKRFVKPGKTVVLKPNIVSEHGLKDGIPKGGIVTDIRLVKALVELLLPLAGKVIIAEGASINRSATTKLFEHYGYPEIVKTAPDKISLVDLNADETVEKPVPGGKRMLARKIPVTLEEADVIISLPVMKIHFAAGVSLAVKNLQGTMPPLEKYMTHFFGLWQNLVNIHHLVKPNLIIIDGLYGQEDFGPISGTPKKMDLLIAGTNPIAVDSIATRVMGLDPLSSPPVLLGYLQGLGPVELDLIDIIGPPLDEVTSKFREPELDISGGESFHVHDGDACRGCRAYLHFVLSKLRRPDPKDPSRLLIDRPFDRKVNLFLGPDTRANINPEEANIFMGMCQQHRADVGIHLPGCPPHTEVIIDGVYRMFPDVEKAKYADKSEEAVLGEMLQQILASLEV; encoded by the coding sequence ATGAAAAGAGAGATAGTGCTTAGGGAAGGGATAATGACCGACGGCTTAGTCGAAGAAATGCAGAACTACTACCGGCCTTTGCCTAAGGGGCTCGACTACGTTAAGTTCAGGCAAGAAAGGTGGAGGGAAAAAGAGAGTATTGTTGTTTATTCGGCCGAACAAAACGGCGAGACCATCGGGTGGGTTGTTTATGACCCGGGAAAGAGCACCGTAGAAGAGTTACTTGTAAAGCCAGATTTGGTTCAGCCGGAAACCGCATGGCAATTACTCGATGAACTTGTAAAACAGGAAAGCTTGGTAGCAGCAGAAACATGGCAGGAGGATAAAGCAAAGCAAAGCGCTATGATAGAATACGGGTTCCGCCCGGTGCGTCATTTTTTACAAGAAGGCTTCTCTATAACCAAGATGGAGCTGTCGACCCAAGCGTACTTCAGGCGGCTGAAAGAATATAAACCTGTAAAGGAGTATTCGACGCGGGAACGGGTGGCGCTCGAAAAGGTGCCGGAGTCCCAGGAACCTGGCGAAATCAAAGCTGCTTTAGTCGGGTTGCTCGATAAGCTAGGAGGGATTAAAAGGTTCGTTAAGCCGGGGAAAACTGTGGTCTTGAAACCTAATATCGTAAGCGAACACGGGCTAAAAGACGGCATACCCAAAGGGGGCATCGTTACCGACATAAGGCTTGTGAAGGCACTCGTGGAATTGCTTTTACCGCTAGCGGGAAAGGTGATTATCGCCGAAGGCGCTTCCATTAACCGCAGTGCTACGACCAAGCTGTTTGAGCATTACGGATACCCTGAAATCGTAAAAACTGCTCCCGATAAGATCAGCCTGGTTGATTTGAATGCCGATGAAACCGTAGAAAAACCGGTTCCCGGAGGCAAGCGGATGCTGGCAAGAAAGATACCGGTGACCTTAGAGGAAGCGGACGTCATTATCAGCCTGCCTGTAATGAAGATACACTTCGCAGCCGGGGTATCTTTGGCAGTTAAGAACTTACAAGGGACCATGCCACCGCTCGAAAAATATATGACTCATTTCTTTGGTTTGTGGCAGAATCTAGTCAATATCCACCATTTGGTCAAGCCTAACCTCATCATTATCGATGGCCTTTATGGACAGGAAGACTTCGGGCCTATATCCGGAACGCCGAAGAAGATGGACTTGCTGATAGCGGGAACTAATCCGATAGCGGTAGACTCAATCGCCACAAGGGTAATGGGGCTGGACCCGCTCTCATCGCCGCCGGTTTTGCTCGGATACCTGCAGGGTTTAGGCCCGGTTGAGCTGGACCTAATAGATATCATCGGACCTCCTTTAGACGAAGTTACCAGCAAGTTCAGGGAACCGGAACTAGATATTTCCGGGGGAGAAAGTTTCCATGTCCACGACGGTGACGCCTGCCGGGGCTGCAGGGCTTACCTCCATTTTGTTTTGAGCAAGCTTCGCCGCCCAGATCCGAAGGACCCCAGCCGCCTGCTAATCGACCGTCCCTTTGATAGGAAAGTAAACCTGTTCCTGGGACCGGATACCAGGGCTAATATCAACCCGGAAGAAGCCAACATCTTTATGGGCATGTGCCAGCAACATCGTGCCGATGTGGGCATACACCTTCCCGGGTGTCCTCCCCACACCGAGGTAATCATCGACGGCGTCTACCGCATGTTCCCGGATGTAGAGAAAGCTAAGTACGCGGACAAAAGTGAGGAAGCGGTATTAGGGGAGATGCTGCAACAAATACTGGCCTCACTTGAAGTTTGA
- a CDS encoding MBL fold metallo-hydrolase, giving the protein MQLTGNVKVLGNGYFNFFIVGRKTAALVECGTRAGAAVFRDQWTQLEEKPEIKYIVALHSHFDHIGGYPVLKQMFPEAKLVASAPAKNILAKEKANKVSFAIDEGTSELYVKHGLLNTMPDVPAPATIPVDMVAGEGDQLEIEPGVALRFFDAPGHTVCSIAAYVEPDQVMLISDAGGYRVSKDFVTPVFFQEYDAYIKTLEKLMAYSTRAVGVAHGEIPVGDEAEQFYRQAIKAAQDGFAFIEKRLKEGATEDELANELFDKYIVGGMALYPAETMRQMMYVLIKNVKAKL; this is encoded by the coding sequence ATGCAGTTGACTGGGAACGTAAAGGTTCTTGGAAACGGGTATTTTAATTTTTTCATCGTGGGCAGGAAGACCGCAGCATTGGTTGAATGTGGAACCAGGGCTGGAGCCGCGGTTTTTCGCGACCAGTGGACACAGCTTGAGGAGAAACCCGAAATCAAGTACATCGTTGCCCTGCATTCTCATTTCGATCACATCGGAGGCTATCCGGTGCTGAAGCAGATGTTTCCCGAGGCTAAGTTGGTGGCCAGCGCGCCGGCGAAGAACATTTTAGCCAAAGAAAAAGCTAACAAAGTTTCGTTCGCCATAGATGAAGGGACTTCGGAATTGTACGTAAAACATGGCCTCCTCAATACTATGCCCGATGTGCCTGCCCCTGCTACCATACCGGTCGATATGGTGGCAGGCGAAGGTGACCAACTGGAGATAGAGCCGGGAGTTGCTCTGCGCTTTTTCGACGCTCCCGGGCACACTGTGTGCTCGATTGCGGCTTATGTGGAGCCGGATCAGGTAATGCTCATCTCAGACGCCGGGGGGTACCGGGTGAGCAAAGACTTCGTTACCCCGGTGTTTTTCCAGGAATACGACGCCTATATCAAAACCTTGGAAAAGCTTATGGCCTACTCCACCCGCGCGGTCGGCGTTGCCCATGGCGAGATCCCGGTCGGAGACGAGGCAGAACAGTTCTATCGCCAAGCGATTAAAGCAGCACAAGACGGCTTTGCCTTCATCGAAAAAAGGCTGAAAGAAGGAGCTACGGAAGACGAACTGGCAAACGAGCTCTTCGACAAATACATCGTGGGCGGCATGGCCCTCTACCCTGCCGAAACGATGCGACAGATGATGTACGTGCTGATCAAAAATGTGAAAGCCAAACTGTAG
- a CDS encoding cation:proton antiporter, whose translation MDYSLIVDSLVVFTAALLGGLAADRAKQSAVIGYIVAGIIIGPFVLGLVTDTHVIEAFAEIGVILLMFTLGIEFSFARLENVRPVALWGGICQIMALVVLGSIAGYVLGFSLPQALLLGCSVAISSTMLVMKVLESQGELNSLHGNIMLGILIIQDLAVVVMVTLLPWFSRLSLSSLPSLGLTLLKSILFVVAVVYVAQKIFPLVMKRAALTNDRDTFLLVALTFGIGVAVLGYFFGLSLSLGAFLAGLVISESEFTHEIIGKVSSLRNAFVILFFVSVGMLVNPICMVNNWPSLIMLLLLIVPLKFLVFFVIIRLFKYHSRVAFYVATGMIQTGEFSFVLAKLGLDYKIIPDSLYNLILASSIITMLFTPYLIEQAPRWYNWLRTKRCFAGLFPEPDIGDSAIDPTQLQGHIILCGYGRVGKSIGNALEKLQLPLVCVDFNYLAIQELTAKGIPCLYGDASSESVLVHTRPDTALLAIAALPDLASNVQVVHNLLKINPSLTVFARAHSRYEAEVLREAGALEVVEPEVEAGMETARLVILHLDVPREKVEQYLHSLYSRRVTITVQKRVYDSIRESRLKLREYLIDEKSPLAGKQLLDSSIRESTGCTVVTIKKANGELLLNPSGKESIDAGDHLVVLGTSGQLALFSKFFIV comes from the coding sequence ATGGATTATTCCTTAATTGTGGATTCTCTGGTTGTCTTTACTGCAGCTTTGCTAGGTGGTCTCGCTGCTGACCGGGCCAAACAATCGGCGGTCATAGGTTACATAGTCGCAGGCATAATTATTGGTCCCTTTGTCTTGGGCCTTGTAACGGACACCCACGTTATCGAAGCTTTCGCCGAGATCGGGGTCATTCTCTTGATGTTTACCCTGGGAATAGAGTTTTCCTTTGCCCGTTTGGAAAACGTCAGGCCGGTCGCGCTTTGGGGTGGAATATGCCAAATAATGGCACTGGTCGTTCTTGGAAGTATTGCCGGGTATGTTTTGGGCTTCTCGCTTCCCCAGGCTCTTCTTTTAGGCTGCTCGGTCGCCATCAGCAGTACCATGCTTGTTATGAAGGTTCTGGAATCTCAGGGGGAATTGAATTCTCTCCACGGAAACATCATGTTAGGTATCCTTATCATACAAGACCTGGCAGTTGTTGTAATGGTCACCTTGCTTCCCTGGTTCAGCCGCCTTTCCCTGTCTTCCCTACCCTCGTTAGGGCTTACTCTCTTAAAGTCGATTCTTTTTGTCGTAGCCGTAGTTTACGTAGCTCAGAAGATTTTTCCGCTCGTAATGAAGCGCGCGGCTTTGACCAATGATAGGGACACCTTTCTTTTGGTTGCCCTGACTTTCGGCATAGGCGTTGCCGTTTTAGGTTATTTCTTCGGCTTGTCACTGTCTCTGGGGGCCTTTTTGGCAGGCTTAGTTATTAGCGAATCCGAATTTACCCATGAAATAATAGGCAAAGTGAGTTCCCTGCGTAATGCCTTTGTAATCCTGTTCTTCGTTTCCGTGGGGATGCTGGTGAATCCTATTTGCATGGTGAATAACTGGCCGTCCCTGATTATGCTGCTTCTACTTATCGTTCCACTCAAGTTTTTGGTCTTCTTCGTAATAATAAGGCTTTTCAAATACCACAGCCGGGTAGCGTTTTACGTCGCAACCGGGATGATACAGACCGGAGAGTTCTCCTTTGTCTTGGCTAAGCTCGGCTTGGACTATAAAATAATACCTGACAGCCTGTATAACCTTATTCTGGCATCTTCGATCATAACCATGCTCTTCACGCCGTACCTTATCGAACAGGCGCCTAGGTGGTACAACTGGCTGCGCACGAAGCGCTGTTTTGCTGGGCTGTTTCCCGAGCCGGACATTGGCGATAGCGCCATCGACCCTACCCAACTGCAAGGTCATATTATCCTGTGCGGATACGGAAGGGTTGGGAAGAGTATAGGTAACGCACTGGAAAAACTCCAACTACCCTTGGTCTGCGTCGACTTCAACTATTTAGCAATTCAAGAATTAACCGCTAAGGGCATTCCCTGTCTTTACGGAGATGCGAGCAGCGAATCGGTTTTAGTGCATACACGTCCCGATACGGCTCTGTTAGCTATAGCTGCCCTGCCCGACCTGGCGAGTAACGTTCAGGTGGTTCATAACCTTTTAAAGATCAATCCGTCGCTAACCGTCTTCGCCCGGGCCCACAGCCGTTATGAAGCCGAGGTATTGCGGGAAGCAGGAGCTCTTGAGGTGGTAGAACCGGAAGTCGAAGCTGGTATGGAGACAGCTCGGCTAGTTATTCTTCACCTGGATGTGCCACGAGAAAAGGTCGAGCAATACCTCCATTCCCTTTATTCAAGACGTGTAACGATCACCGTCCAGAAGCGCGTCTACGATTCCATAAGGGAGAGTAGACTTAAGCTGCGAGAATACCTCATCGATGAAAAATCGCCCCTGGCGGGTAAACAGCTCCTAGACTCTTCGATACGCGAGTCAACAGGCTGTACGGTTGTAACGATTAAGAAAGCAAACGGTGAGCTTCTCCTCAATCCTTCTGGTAAGGAAAGTATCGATGCCGGCGACCATCTGGTCGTTCTAGGAACCTCCGGCCAGCTAGCACTTTTCAGCAAATTCTTTATCGTATGA
- a CDS encoding GGDEF domain-containing protein → MMTGLIHNSSLFEIFTRTSLCLLYLFLIILFFRNRHKMSARGKGWSVLTIGLFTDWIGEVLDLVSVVSGSKNAFINTAKYVFFDAGAFLIVLGGIFWVRKLARTIDKLAFENVVDPLTRAYNRRFLAQHFEQLLPNRPGSNPSGQNSAIAIIDVDNFKSVNDRYGHVYGDSVLKKLVLALKANLRRDDYVIRYGGDEFVLICYNVGPDERQIILDRVNKALSSVALPRGERLTASVGLAFSPQDGTRFEDLVATADERMYSLKNYDRKNTAQQV, encoded by the coding sequence ATGATGACTGGACTCATACATAATAGCTCTCTGTTCGAAATCTTTACCCGAACAAGCCTGTGTCTCCTCTACCTCTTTTTGATAATACTTTTTTTCCGTAACCGCCACAAGATGTCAGCGCGAGGAAAAGGCTGGTCGGTTCTTACTATCGGGCTTTTTACGGACTGGATCGGAGAGGTTCTCGACCTGGTGTCCGTGGTCAGCGGAAGCAAAAATGCGTTTATCAATACGGCTAAATACGTCTTTTTTGATGCCGGTGCGTTTCTGATAGTTCTGGGAGGCATTTTTTGGGTAAGAAAGCTGGCAAGGACTATCGACAAACTGGCTTTCGAGAATGTAGTAGACCCATTAACCCGGGCTTACAATCGCCGTTTTTTGGCCCAACACTTCGAGCAGTTATTGCCAAACAGGCCAGGTAGCAATCCCTCTGGGCAGAATTCCGCCATAGCCATAATAGACGTGGATAATTTCAAAAGTGTAAATGACCGTTACGGTCACGTATACGGAGACTCGGTGTTGAAAAAACTGGTGTTAGCGCTCAAGGCTAACCTGCGCCGTGATGATTATGTCATCAGGTATGGCGGGGACGAGTTTGTCCTGATTTGCTATAATGTGGGGCCCGACGAACGGCAGATAATTTTAGACCGGGTTAATAAAGCCCTATCTTCAGTAGCGCTTCCCCGCGGTGAAAGATTGACCGCCAGCGTAGGGCTTGCTTTTTCGCCCCAGGATGGAACTCGTTTTGAAGATTTGGTCGCGACAGCCGACGAAAGGATGTATTCCCTCAAGAACTACGACAGGAAAAATACTGCACAGCAGGTTTAG